A region of Myxococcus stipitatus DSM 14675 DNA encodes the following proteins:
- a CDS encoding GAF domain-containing protein — MGSPATLLLSESSMAEITERQSRLMRGEPVSSTYETTLSTTPGEQRQVELTLFPCGPDWVVMVRDVTSRSRQRDVLQRLAELGAGLSSLRTESDVLRRVFQGLEELGWAFAWLTPEGNGVRLGQSFVPVTLVPTRSEGPRDMVGRWPALLTRAWKEGAACSADLPREVAQFLGEERAKDARDELARVASLPLLAVRIDAGGRPRAVLALAGDGLHEEELKPVRLLGAQVSAALDAALTISELSAQNAALAALNRLASEAASAPHPRAFFGPGTEEIIGLVACDAVALLLPRESELELAYSRGLDLRDADEARFARVWSATGLCKQVQQEGTPRAMETRDCPEGLREDLRQRGVHTLVIVPLRVRSRDVGTLGVLFREPRHFTPLELETLQAMGTHFAAAIETHRLLQELRGRAEDMALLHEVARALATTLELDKLLATGVTSLARIIDTPDAYVLMPNSSREWLEIRAVSGNHPELLGRCLPASAPDASATGLGFLSRELIMVEDAVTDVRVDQNLRESSSAQAFLVLPLVVRERPVGVMVATETRRPRRFTPAEIERASAIANQLALALEGARLVEDLKDSYVELARTQEQLVRRERLAALGELSAVVAHEVRNPLGAIFNSVASIRRIIGPGSPAEPLVDIVAEEADRLNRIVADLLTFARPPAPHPHPVPLAPLVEDAVRGALAESPGAVRVELDLEEDVPPVTVDERMMRQAFLNLAINAMQAMPHGGRLRAAVRRAAGAPEVMVEFSDTGPGITAEVRARIFEPFFTTKAKGTGLGLAVVKRIIESHQGHLTLDSQPGHGTCFRLYLPLDSPATTRPMHAMP; from the coding sequence GTGGGCTCCCCCGCGACGCTCCTCCTGTCGGAGTCGAGCATGGCGGAAATCACCGAACGCCAGTCGCGCCTGATGCGGGGTGAGCCGGTCTCCAGCACCTACGAGACCACGCTGAGCACGACCCCGGGCGAGCAGCGGCAGGTGGAGCTGACCCTCTTCCCCTGTGGCCCGGACTGGGTGGTGATGGTGCGCGACGTGACGTCGCGGAGCCGTCAGCGGGACGTGCTGCAACGGCTGGCGGAGCTGGGCGCGGGGCTGTCCTCGCTGCGCACCGAGAGCGACGTGTTGCGGCGCGTGTTCCAGGGACTCGAGGAGCTCGGCTGGGCTTTCGCGTGGCTGACGCCCGAGGGCAACGGGGTCCGCCTGGGACAGTCCTTCGTGCCCGTCACGCTGGTGCCGACGCGGAGTGAGGGACCGCGCGACATGGTGGGCCGCTGGCCCGCGCTGCTGACTCGCGCCTGGAAGGAAGGTGCGGCCTGCTCGGCGGACCTGCCGCGAGAGGTGGCTCAATTCCTGGGCGAGGAGCGAGCGAAGGACGCGCGGGACGAGCTTGCGCGCGTGGCGTCGCTCCCCCTCCTCGCCGTGCGAATCGACGCGGGGGGACGGCCTCGAGCCGTGCTGGCCTTGGCGGGAGACGGGCTGCACGAGGAGGAGCTGAAGCCCGTGCGGCTGTTGGGCGCCCAGGTGTCGGCGGCGCTCGACGCGGCGCTCACCATCTCCGAGCTGTCCGCGCAGAACGCGGCGCTGGCGGCGCTCAACCGGCTGGCCTCGGAGGCCGCTTCAGCGCCCCATCCGCGCGCCTTCTTCGGTCCCGGCACGGAGGAGATCATCGGGCTGGTGGCGTGTGACGCGGTGGCCCTCCTCCTCCCACGGGAGAGCGAGCTGGAGCTGGCCTACTCGCGCGGGCTCGACCTGAGGGACGCGGACGAGGCGCGCTTCGCGCGGGTGTGGAGCGCGACGGGTCTGTGCAAGCAGGTCCAACAGGAGGGCACGCCGCGCGCGATGGAGACGCGCGACTGTCCGGAGGGCCTGCGCGAGGACCTGCGACAGCGCGGCGTCCACACCCTGGTCATCGTCCCCTTGCGCGTGCGCTCGCGCGACGTGGGGACGCTCGGGGTCCTCTTCCGGGAGCCTCGGCACTTCACGCCCCTGGAGCTGGAGACGTTGCAGGCGATGGGCACGCACTTCGCCGCGGCCATCGAGACCCATCGCCTGCTGCAGGAGCTGCGCGGACGGGCCGAGGACATGGCCCTCCTGCATGAGGTGGCGCGGGCGCTGGCCACCACGCTGGAGCTCGACAAGCTGTTGGCCACGGGCGTCACGAGCCTGGCCCGCATCATCGACACGCCGGATGCGTATGTGCTCATGCCGAACTCCTCCCGCGAGTGGCTGGAGATTCGAGCGGTGAGTGGCAACCACCCGGAGCTGCTCGGGAGATGCCTGCCCGCGAGCGCCCCGGATGCGTCCGCCACGGGACTGGGCTTCCTGTCGCGCGAGCTCATCATGGTGGAGGACGCCGTCACGGATGTCCGGGTGGACCAGAACCTGAGAGAGAGCTCGAGCGCCCAGGCGTTCCTGGTGTTGCCCCTGGTGGTCCGCGAGCGGCCCGTGGGGGTGATGGTGGCCACGGAGACGCGGCGTCCTCGGCGCTTCACCCCCGCCGAAATCGAGCGGGCGAGCGCCATCGCCAATCAGCTCGCGCTGGCGCTGGAGGGAGCCCGGCTGGTGGAGGACTTGAAGGACAGCTACGTGGAGCTGGCGCGCACCCAGGAGCAGCTCGTCCGCCGAGAGCGATTGGCCGCGCTGGGTGAGTTGTCCGCCGTCGTGGCCCACGAGGTGCGCAATCCGCTGGGCGCCATCTTCAACTCGGTGGCCTCCATCCGGCGAATCATCGGCCCGGGAAGCCCCGCGGAGCCATTGGTGGACATCGTCGCGGAGGAGGCGGACCGGCTCAACCGCATCGTCGCGGACCTGCTCACCTTCGCGCGTCCCCCCGCGCCCCATCCGCACCCCGTGCCCCTGGCGCCCCTCGTGGAGGACGCGGTGCGCGGCGCGCTCGCGGAGTCACCGGGCGCGGTGCGAGTGGAGCTGGACCTGGAGGAGGACGTCCCGCCCGTGACGGTGGATGAGCGGATGATGCGACAGGCGTTCCTCAACCTCGCCATCAACGCGATGCAGGCCATGCCGCATGGAGGCCGCCTGCGAGCCGCGGTGCGCCGCGCCGCGGGTGCCCCCGAGGTGATGGTGGAGTTCAGCGACACGGGCCCCGGCATCACCGCCGAGGTGCGCGCGCGCATCTTCGAGCCCTTCTTCACCACCAAGGCCAAGGGCACGGGCCTGGGCCTCGCCGTGGTGAAGCGCATCATCGAGTCGCATCAGGGCCACCTCACCCTCGACTCGCAGCCGGGACACGGCACGTGCTTCAGGCTCTACCTGCCGCTGGACTCCCCGGCGACCACGCGCCCGATGCACGCGATGCCGTGA
- a CDS encoding YbhB/YbcL family Raf kinase inhibitor-like protein, producing MPKPLVLTSPRFKDGDLIPIAFTGEGEDTAPPLHWENPPAGTKSLALIVEDPDAPDPRRPQRIFCHQVLYNIPPGAQGVPEGARPDALPPGTRVGLNDFGQQAYGGPMPPIGRHRYFFRLYALDTVLPDLGRATRADLLKAMEGHVLGEADLIGLYERIHHRGAAHGPGASA from the coding sequence ATGCCCAAGCCGCTCGTGCTGACGTCCCCCCGCTTCAAGGACGGGGACCTCATCCCCATCGCCTTCACCGGCGAGGGCGAGGACACCGCTCCCCCCCTGCACTGGGAGAACCCACCCGCCGGCACCAAGAGCCTGGCGCTCATCGTCGAGGACCCGGACGCCCCGGACCCCCGGCGCCCCCAGCGCATCTTCTGCCACCAGGTCCTCTACAACATCCCACCTGGGGCGCAGGGGGTGCCGGAGGGGGCTCGGCCGGACGCGCTACCGCCGGGAACCCGGGTGGGGCTGAATGACTTCGGCCAGCAGGCCTACGGCGGCCCCATGCCCCCCATCGGCCGGCACCGGTACTTCTTCCGGCTGTATGCGCTGGACACCGTGCTGCCCGACCTGGGGCGCGCCACCCGCGCGGACTTGCTGAAGGCCATGGAAGGACACGTCCTGGGCGAGGCGGATCTCATCGGCCTCTACGAGCGGATCCACCACCGCGGGGCGGCGCACGGCCCTGGCGCTTCGGCCTGA
- a CDS encoding AtpZ/AtpI family protein codes for MAAKEPREKSDGSELGTTARQMRAAQPYINAVWKLVGGAVVGVLGGYWLDRKLGSGPWLLVGLSFLGICVGFYGFLREMARLGRRK; via the coding sequence ATGGCGGCGAAGGAACCCCGGGAGAAGTCGGATGGCAGCGAGCTGGGGACGACGGCTCGGCAGATGAGGGCGGCGCAGCCCTACATCAATGCGGTGTGGAAGCTGGTGGGCGGGGCGGTGGTGGGAGTGCTGGGAGGCTACTGGCTGGACCGGAAGCTGGGGTCGGGGCCGTGGTTGTTGGTGGGCTTGAGCTTCCTGGGTATCTGCGTGGGCTTCTACGGATTCCTCCGGGAGATGGCTCGACTGGGACGGCGCAAGTGA
- the atpB gene encoding F0F1 ATP synthase subunit A: MRKAMVLFASLFVATAWASESGGHGEGHEPSVPDYILHHVSDTNDFELEVPLSQPIHLGAIPPIRIGSCEPVMTDHGMVAPSGWSGLLQGCLDLSITKHTVMMWLAAVLLLGTLLIWSNRDKTKLVPRGTGANLIEMLVLFVRDEMAIKNIGKEDGPRYVPYLLTAFFFILAMNLLGLVPWMATATGNLAVTAGLAICTFVVTQAAGIRSAGLGGYLKHLTGGVHWSLWPIMIPVEILGLFTKPFALTMRLFANMLAGHIVLFFLIGLIFILGHPAVAVISVPFAFAIYLLELFVAFVQAYVFTLLSALFIGMAVATGHHHDDHGHAESDHGHGKAHA; this comes from the coding sequence ATGCGCAAGGCAATGGTGCTGTTCGCCAGTCTGTTCGTGGCCACCGCGTGGGCTTCCGAGTCGGGAGGTCACGGCGAGGGGCACGAGCCGAGTGTGCCGGATTACATCCTCCACCACGTCTCGGACACGAACGACTTCGAGCTCGAAGTCCCCCTGAGCCAGCCCATCCACCTGGGCGCGATTCCGCCCATCCGCATCGGCAGCTGCGAGCCGGTGATGACGGACCACGGGATGGTGGCCCCGTCCGGCTGGTCCGGCCTGCTCCAGGGCTGCCTGGACCTCTCCATCACCAAGCACACGGTGATGATGTGGCTGGCCGCGGTGCTGCTCCTCGGCACCCTGCTCATCTGGAGCAACCGCGACAAGACGAAGCTGGTGCCGCGCGGCACGGGCGCCAACCTCATCGAGATGCTGGTCCTCTTCGTCCGGGACGAGATGGCCATCAAGAACATCGGCAAGGAGGACGGCCCCCGCTACGTGCCGTACCTGCTCACCGCGTTCTTCTTCATCCTCGCCATGAACCTGCTGGGCCTGGTGCCCTGGATGGCCACCGCGACGGGCAACCTGGCGGTGACCGCGGGCCTCGCCATCTGCACCTTCGTCGTCACGCAGGCCGCCGGCATCCGCTCCGCGGGCCTGGGCGGCTACCTGAAGCACCTGACGGGCGGCGTCCACTGGTCGCTGTGGCCCATCATGATTCCGGTGGAGATCCTGGGCCTGTTCACCAAGCCCTTCGCCCTCACGATGCGTCTGTTCGCCAACATGCTGGCGGGCCACATCGTCCTCTTCTTCCTCATCGGCCTCATCTTCATCCTGGGCCACCCCGCGGTCGCGGTCATCAGCGTGCCCTTCGCCTTCGCCATCTACCTGCTGGAGCTGTTCGTGGCCTTCGTCCAGGCCTACGTCTTCACGCTCCTGTCGGCGCTGTTCATCGGCATGGCGGTGGCCACCGGTCACCACCACGATGACCACGGCCACGCGGAGAGCGACCACGGCCACGGCAAGGCGCACGCCTAG
- a CDS encoding ATP synthase F0 subunit C, whose translation MTNIALAFLAAGLGAGLSIIGAALGIGKLAAAAMDATGRQPAAGGDIRTTMIIAAALIEGATLFALVVCVLLAVKS comes from the coding sequence ATGACCAACATCGCTCTTGCCTTCCTCGCCGCCGGCCTCGGCGCCGGTCTCTCCATCATCGGCGCCGCCCTCGGCATCGGTAAGCTCGCCGCCGCCGCCATGGACGCGACGGGCCGTCAGCCTGCCGCCGGTGGCGACATCCGCACCACGATGATCATCGCCGCGGCCCTCATCGAAGGCGCCACGCTGTTCGCGCTGGTCGTTTGCGTGCTTCTGGCCGTCAAGTCGTAA
- the atpF gene encoding F0F1 ATP synthase subunit B encodes MFLPSVLAASNLVSVQPGLIFWTLVTFVIVFFVLKSKAWGPILQLVEEREKQISAAVESAKRERAEAEKLLADQKTAIAEARRQAADETRRNQQEMEKFREELMAKSRKEAEELKLSARREIDEQKTKAIAEVRAMAVDLAMEVAGKLINERMDDSKHRALAEQFVQSLPLSGANTGARRSA; translated from the coding sequence ATGTTCCTGCCCTCCGTCCTCGCCGCCAGCAACCTCGTGAGCGTCCAGCCGGGCCTCATCTTCTGGACCCTCGTCACCTTCGTCATCGTCTTCTTCGTCCTGAAGTCGAAGGCGTGGGGCCCCATCCTCCAGCTCGTGGAGGAGCGTGAGAAGCAGATTTCGGCCGCCGTGGAGAGCGCCAAGCGTGAGCGCGCCGAGGCCGAGAAGCTGCTGGCCGACCAGAAGACGGCCATCGCGGAGGCCCGCCGTCAGGCCGCCGACGAGACGCGCCGCAACCAGCAGGAGATGGAGAAGTTCCGCGAGGAGCTGATGGCCAAGAGCCGCAAGGAGGCCGAGGAGCTCAAGCTCAGCGCGCGTCGTGAAATCGACGAGCAGAAGACCAAGGCCATCGCCGAGGTCCGCGCCATGGCCGTCGACCTGGCCATGGAAGTGGCGGGCAAGCTCATCAACGAGCGCATGGACGACAGCAAGCACCGCGCGCTGGCCGAGCAGTTCGTGCAGAGCCTTCCGCTGAGCGGCGCCAACACCGGCGCGCGTCGGTCGGCCTAG